Proteins encoded together in one Qingshengfaniella alkalisoli window:
- the xth gene encoding exodeoxyribonuclease III — MKIASFNINGIKARIGALTDWLNDAQPDVAILQEIKSIDENFPADHFRDMGYIVETHGQKSFNGVAILSKLPLEDVTRGLPGDDDDEQARYIEATVIGDKKPVRICGLYLPNGNPAPGPKYDYKLAWMERLRQRATTLLELEEPFLMAGDYNIIPQKEDAEKPDSWREDALFLPQSREAYRKITSLGLTDAFRACNPHNPPASPPGHYTFWDYQAGAWNRNNGIRIDHFLLSPQCADILEDCQIDRDIRGREKPSDHVPIWVKLAA, encoded by the coding sequence ATGAAAATCGCCAGCTTCAATATCAACGGGATCAAGGCCCGCATCGGCGCGCTGACCGATTGGCTGAATGATGCGCAACCCGATGTCGCGATCTTGCAGGAAATCAAATCCATAGATGAGAACTTTCCGGCCGATCACTTCAGGGACATGGGCTACATAGTTGAAACCCATGGGCAAAAGAGCTTCAACGGCGTCGCAATTCTGTCCAAGCTGCCGCTCGAAGATGTCACACGTGGCTTGCCCGGCGACGATGACGATGAACAGGCTCGCTATATCGAGGCGACCGTGATCGGCGACAAAAAACCGGTCCGTATCTGCGGCCTGTATCTACCGAACGGCAACCCGGCGCCGGGCCCGAAATACGATTACAAGCTCGCATGGATGGAACGGCTGCGGCAGCGCGCAACCACACTACTTGAACTTGAAGAACCCTTCCTAATGGCAGGTGATTACAACATAATCCCACAGAAAGAAGATGCAGAAAAGCCCGACAGCTGGCGGGAGGATGCGCTGTTCCTGCCTCAATCGCGCGAGGCCTATCGCAAGATCACCAGCCTCGGGCTCACCGACGCGTTTCGAGCGTGCAATCCGCATAACCCGCCCGCCTCGCCACCCGGACATTACACATTCTGGGACTATCAGGCCGGAGCATGGAACCGGAACAACGGCATCCGCATCGACCATTTCCTGCTGAGCCCGCAATGCGCGGATATTCTGGAAGATTGCCAGATCGATCGCGACATCCGTGGGCGCGAGAAGCCTTCCGACCACGTTCCGATCTGGGTCAAGCTCGCCGCCTAA
- the dksA gene encoding RNA polymerase-binding protein DksA → MKAEVFLPDDYRPAEDEPFMNERQLEYFRRKLTSWKNELVAESRDTIEGLQDSSRNIPDVADRASEETDRALELRTRDRQRKLVAKIDSALRRIENGEYGFCEVTGDPISLKRLDARPIATMSLEAQERHERREKVHRDD, encoded by the coding sequence ATGAAGGCTGAGGTATTTCTACCCGACGATTATCGTCCTGCCGAGGACGAACCTTTCATGAACGAACGCCAACTGGAATATTTTCGCAGAAAGCTGACGTCCTGGAAGAACGAACTCGTGGCGGAAAGTCGGGATACGATTGAAGGGCTGCAAGACAGCTCGCGTAACATTCCGGATGTTGCGGATCGAGCTTCGGAAGAAACCGACCGCGCACTTGAGCTCAGAACACGTGACCGCCAGCGCAAGCTGGTCGCCAAGATCGATTCCGCGCTTCGTCGGATCGAGAATGGCGAGTATGGTTTTTGTGAAGTGACGGGTGATCCGATTTCGCTGAAGCGGCTGGATGCGCGCCCGATTGCGACCATGAGCCTTGAGGCTCAGGAACGCCATGAGCGCCGCGAAAAGGTCCATCGCGACGACTGA
- a CDS encoding M48 family metallopeptidase, with product MLKLTPIILALCYGLAMYLFSSFRLRRELDDKSTELADPRLKTLTDRMAAALDLPRIRVHIYEVAPLNGLAAPDGRIFITRGFYDAYRAGQVSAEELSSVIAHELGHVAMGHTRRRLIDFSGQNALRTALAMVLARFIPGFGAMIANALASLLAARISRGDEFEADAYASALLMKSGIGLAPQKSLFAKLDALTDNRRGVTPAWLMSHPKTEDRIAAIERNEVSWTPQD from the coding sequence ATGTTGAAGCTGACGCCCATCATACTTGCGCTGTGCTACGGGCTGGCGATGTATCTGTTCTCCTCTTTCCGGCTGCGGCGGGAACTGGATGATAAATCGACCGAACTGGCCGACCCCAGGCTGAAGACGCTGACCGACCGTATGGCTGCCGCCCTGGATCTGCCGCGCATCCGCGTACATATATACGAGGTCGCGCCGCTGAACGGGCTGGCCGCACCCGACGGGCGCATCTTCATCACGCGTGGCTTTTACGATGCGTACCGCGCCGGTCAGGTCAGCGCCGAAGAATTATCCAGCGTGATCGCGCATGAATTGGGCCATGTCGCGATGGGGCATACGCGGCGGCGACTGATCGACTTCTCGGGCCAGAACGCGCTGCGCACAGCGCTAGCGATGGTGCTGGCACGATTCATTCCCGGCTTCGGCGCAATGATCGCCAATGCACTGGCGAGCTTGCTGGCAGCGCGCATCTCGCGGGGAGATGAATTTGAAGCAGATGCCTATGCCTCAGCCCTGCTGATGAAATCAGGGATCGGGTTGGCACCGCAGAAGTCGCTATTCGCCAAGCTGGACGCGCTGACCGACAATCGCCGGGGCGTTACGCCCGCCTGGTTGATGAGCCACCCCAAGACAGAGGACCGCATCGCGGCGATCGAGCGCAACGAAGTAAGCTGGACGCCTCAGGACTGA
- a CDS encoding RSP_2647 family RNA methyltransferase gives MTTRPTVRLRPQANARRIRHGFPWVYANELVTDRRTKALAAGSIATLEDNDRRPLATVAITPASKIICRVLDLDPNADIATDWIKARISAAYTHRERLYDTPFYRLIHAEADDLPGVVIDRFGDVAVMQPNAAWADQLQDVLADALVEVTGVTTVIKNASGRARSLEGLDEENAVLCGAAPDFIEVPMNGAIYIADMIAGQKTGLFFDQRDNHAFVKSLSQGATVLDVFSHVGGFSLAALAGGAASAVAVDGSAAALDLATRGADLAGFADRFKTRQGDAFDVMTQMQQNGLGFDVVICDPPAFAPNKNALDAGLRAYERVARLGANLIVPEGGYLTLCSCSHTATPDKFRLACVRGIGRAGRRAQLIRTGYAGPDHPQHPQLAESGYLKALTFRIF, from the coding sequence ATGACGACGCGCCCTACAGTCCGGCTTCGCCCACAAGCCAATGCCCGCCGTATCCGGCATGGTTTTCCCTGGGTTTATGCCAATGAACTGGTCACCGATCGTCGCACCAAGGCGCTTGCGGCAGGCAGTATCGCGACATTGGAGGACAATGACCGCAGGCCGCTTGCGACCGTTGCGATCACGCCTGCGTCCAAGATCATCTGTCGGGTTCTCGACCTTGATCCAAATGCCGACATCGCGACCGACTGGATCAAGGCGCGTATAAGCGCGGCCTATACGCATCGGGAACGGTTGTATGACACCCCGTTCTACCGGTTGATCCATGCGGAAGCCGACGACTTGCCTGGAGTCGTGATTGACCGTTTCGGCGATGTGGCCGTGATGCAGCCGAATGCGGCTTGGGCGGATCAATTGCAGGACGTTTTGGCGGATGCATTGGTTGAGGTAACTGGTGTTACCACGGTGATCAAGAACGCTTCGGGGCGGGCACGATCACTGGAAGGGCTCGACGAAGAAAACGCTGTTCTTTGTGGCGCGGCCCCTGATTTCATCGAAGTCCCCATGAACGGCGCGATCTATATCGCCGATATGATCGCCGGTCAGAAGACAGGGCTTTTCTTCGACCAGCGTGACAACCATGCCTTTGTCAAAAGCCTGTCCCAAGGCGCGACGGTGTTGGACGTCTTTTCGCATGTGGGGGGCTTTTCGCTGGCTGCGCTTGCAGGTGGGGCGGCATCGGCCGTGGCTGTCGATGGCTCGGCGGCGGCACTCGATCTGGCGACGCGCGGAGCTGACCTGGCAGGCTTTGCGGATCGGTTCAAAACCCGGCAAGGCGACGCGTTCGACGTCATGACCCAAATGCAGCAGAACGGGCTCGGCTTTGACGTGGTGATCTGTGACCCGCCCGCATTCGCCCCCAACAAGAACGCGCTTGATGCCGGGTTGCGCGCCTATGAACGTGTGGCGCGTCTAGGGGCCAACCTGATCGTGCCAGAGGGTGGTTACCTGACACTGTGTTCTTGCTCGCACACGGCAACGCCGGACAAGTTCCGTCTCGCCTGCGTGCGCGGCATCGGGCGGGCTGGGCGACGGGCACAGCTGATCCGCACAGGCTATGCAGGTCCCGACCATCCGCAGCACCCGCAACTGGCTGAAAGCGGTTACCTGAAAGCGCTGACATTCCGGATCTTCTGA
- the edd gene encoding phosphogluconate dehydratase: MKLNATLDRVTDRIRERSEKSRSDYLTRMRSAAEAGTARAHLTCGNQAHAYAAMGDQQGALAEGRVPNLGIVTAYNDMLSAHQPFERFPDLMREAAKQAGGTVQVAGGVPAMCDGVTQGQTGMELSLFSRDVIALAAGVALSHNTFDAAAYLGVCDKIVPGLIIAAATFGHIPAVFVPAGPMTSGLPNDEKARVRQKFAAGEVGRDELMKAEMASYHGPGTCTFYGTANSNQMLMEFMGLHLPGSSFVNPNTPLRDALTRAATERALSITALGNDFRPTYRVLDEKAFVNGIVGLMATGGSTNLVLHLPAMARAAGVLLDLEDFYELSEVTPLLAKVYPNGLADVNHFHAAGGLGYMIGQLLEDGLLHPDTTTIAGDGLDLYTKEPKLTDAGLDWADGSGETLNDKILRPATDPFQKTGGLKQLEGNLGRGVMKVSAVAPERHVIEAPARVFHDQAAVKDAFRKGDLDQDTIVVVRFQGPRANGMPELHGLTPVLSVLQERGHKIALVTDGRMSGASGKVPSAIHVTPEATEGGLMAKLQDGDVIRVDATAGVLQVLTEGVQDRPAATPDLNGNQFGLGRELFEVFRRNVGSADNGAGVVVGHRYVEAAE, translated from the coding sequence ATGAAGCTAAACGCTACATTGGACCGCGTCACTGACCGCATTCGCGAGCGCAGCGAAAAATCCCGCAGCGATTACCTTACCCGCATGCGCAGCGCCGCTGAAGCCGGAACCGCCCGCGCTCACCTGACCTGTGGAAATCAGGCCCATGCCTATGCAGCGATGGGTGATCAGCAAGGAGCGCTAGCAGAGGGGCGCGTACCCAATCTTGGCATCGTCACGGCCTATAACGACATGCTGTCGGCGCATCAGCCGTTCGAACGGTTTCCCGATCTGATGCGCGAGGCCGCGAAGCAGGCCGGGGGCACCGTTCAGGTGGCCGGTGGTGTCCCCGCGATGTGCGACGGTGTCACGCAGGGCCAGACCGGGATGGAACTGTCGCTGTTTTCCCGCGACGTAATCGCATTGGCCGCGGGTGTCGCACTAAGCCACAACACCTTTGACGCAGCGGCCTATCTTGGCGTGTGTGACAAGATTGTGCCTGGGCTGATCATCGCTGCCGCCACATTCGGACATATACCGGCCGTGTTCGTGCCCGCAGGGCCGATGACCAGCGGCCTGCCGAATGACGAGAAGGCGCGTGTGCGCCAGAAATTCGCGGCGGGCGAGGTTGGACGCGACGAGTTGATGAAGGCGGAGATGGCCTCCTATCACGGGCCGGGCACCTGCACCTTCTACGGCACGGCAAATTCCAACCAGATGCTGATGGAGTTCATGGGCCTGCACCTGCCCGGATCAAGTTTCGTCAACCCGAACACTCCATTGCGTGACGCGCTGACACGGGCCGCGACGGAACGGGCTCTGTCGATCACGGCTCTGGGAAATGATTTCCGTCCCACCTACCGTGTGCTGGACGAGAAGGCCTTCGTGAACGGCATCGTTGGGCTGATGGCGACGGGCGGGTCAACCAACCTGGTGCTTCATTTGCCCGCGATGGCACGTGCCGCCGGTGTGTTGCTGGACCTGGAGGATTTCTACGAGTTGTCCGAGGTGACCCCATTGCTGGCAAAGGTGTATCCGAATGGTCTGGCCGATGTGAACCATTTCCATGCCGCGGGCGGTCTGGGCTACATGATCGGGCAGTTGCTGGAAGATGGGCTGCTGCATCCGGACACAACGACGATCGCCGGTGACGGGCTGGACCTGTACACCAAGGAGCCCAAGCTGACCGACGCAGGGCTCGACTGGGCGGATGGTTCCGGTGAAACCCTGAATGACAAGATCCTGCGCCCCGCCACCGATCCGTTCCAGAAGACGGGCGGGCTGAAGCAGTTGGAAGGCAATCTAGGGCGCGGCGTGATGAAGGTATCCGCAGTCGCCCCCGAACGTCATGTGATCGAGGCGCCGGCCCGCGTCTTCCACGATCAGGCTGCGGTCAAGGACGCCTTCCGCAAGGGTGATCTGGATCAGGACACGATTGTCGTCGTGCGCTTCCAGGGACCGCGCGCCAATGGCATGCCTGAGCTTCACGGCCTGACGCCCGTTTTGTCGGTTCTGCAAGAGCGCGGACACAAGATCGCGCTGGTCACGGATGGACGCATGTCAGGGGCATCGGGCAAGGTGCCCTCCGCGATTCATGTTACCCCCGAAGCCACCGAAGGCGGCTTGATGGCCAAGTTACAAGATGGCGATGTCATTCGCGTTGACGCTACGGCGGGCGTATTGCAGGTGTTGACCGAGGGTGTCCAGGACCGCCCCGCTGCCACACCGGATTTGAACGGCAACCAGTTCGGCCTGGGCCGAGAGCTCTTTGAGGTGTTCCGCCGCAATGTCGGATCAGCTGACAATGGCGCGGGTGTCGTTGTCGGGCATCGCTATGTAGAAGCCGCCGAATGA
- a CDS encoding FAD-dependent oxidoreductase → MLDRRDISIVGAGIGGLTAALALARRGAKVTVYERAHRVAEVGAGIQISPNGMAVLETLGIADEIQDRAVRGQAIELRRSGDGRLLQNLRISAIRTNNPWLFVHRSDLISVLHEAAVDAGVGVKCNHQVVGAEQSDAAVTLQFDGRQDEASDIVIGCDGVRSTLRSVIGLEETPAFTGQSAWRATVPLDSQTPAVARVYMGPGRHLVTYPLRDGRLMNIVAVCEKSDWHEERWDVEDNPHNMRSAFSYFAPEVRALLSRIESVHRWGLFKHPVARRWHSGRIVLLGDAVHPTLPFLAQGACMAIEDAWVLANELGTTSEISAAFEAYQDRRRDRCARIVASADRNAWAYHLRGPMRFAAQNILQIGKKLAPNAAIHSLDWLYTTDVTKS, encoded by the coding sequence ATGCTGGATCGACGCGATATCTCGATCGTCGGGGCCGGAATCGGTGGTCTGACAGCCGCCTTGGCGCTGGCACGACGCGGGGCCAAGGTCACCGTCTATGAACGTGCGCACAGGGTCGCCGAGGTTGGCGCAGGTATCCAGATCAGCCCCAACGGCATGGCGGTGCTCGAAACCCTTGGCATCGCGGACGAGATTCAGGATCGTGCGGTTAGAGGGCAGGCGATAGAGCTACGGCGCAGTGGTGACGGCAGACTCCTTCAGAATCTGCGCATTTCAGCGATCCGGACAAACAACCCATGGCTGTTCGTGCACCGATCCGACTTGATTTCGGTACTGCATGAGGCCGCTGTTGACGCGGGGGTTGGGGTGAAATGCAATCATCAGGTCGTAGGTGCAGAACAATCTGACGCGGCCGTGACGCTCCAATTTGACGGTCGCCAAGATGAGGCGTCGGATATCGTAATCGGGTGTGACGGTGTGCGATCAACGCTTCGATCCGTTATCGGGCTTGAGGAAACGCCCGCCTTCACCGGCCAATCCGCGTGGCGGGCAACTGTCCCGCTGGATTCGCAGACCCCTGCGGTCGCCCGTGTTTACATGGGGCCGGGGCGGCATCTGGTAACCTATCCGCTGCGCGATGGGCGGCTGATGAATATTGTTGCGGTGTGTGAAAAATCGGATTGGCATGAAGAGCGTTGGGATGTCGAAGACAATCCTCACAACATGCGCAGCGCCTTCTCCTACTTCGCGCCGGAGGTACGCGCCTTGCTGTCACGCATAGAGTCCGTGCATCGCTGGGGTCTGTTCAAGCATCCCGTGGCGCGACGGTGGCACAGTGGTCGGATCGTGTTGCTTGGCGATGCGGTTCATCCAACGCTGCCGTTTCTTGCGCAGGGCGCGTGCATGGCCATAGAGGACGCGTGGGTTCTTGCGAATGAACTCGGCACCACAAGCGAAATCTCCGCCGCGTTTGAGGCCTATCAGGATCGGCGTCGAGATCGCTGCGCCCGTATCGTGGCATCCGCCGACCGGAACGCATGGGCCTATCACCTTCGCGGCCCGATGCGTTTTGCAGCCCAAAACATACTGCAAATCGGCAAGAAACTTGCACCAAATGCGGCGATACACAGCCTCGACTGGCTCTACACGACCGATGTGACCAAGTCTTAG
- a CDS encoding RSP_2648 family PIN domain-containing protein, translating to MRAVLDACVLYPTLLRQVLLAIASEGLFDPIWSVRIIEEWRRAVIRHHPDQAGIFAAEAVRLADRFPAASFDVTEEDEAALFLPDRNDRHVLATALAANTPTIITLNLKDFPSRALSEQGVRAKHPDLVLLELLGDHPSVVRTAIKPPVEAAMAATGLGRRAVLKKARLPRFAKALDQS from the coding sequence ATGCGTGCCGTTCTAGATGCATGTGTGCTGTATCCCACCCTGCTTCGACAGGTGCTGCTCGCAATCGCTAGCGAAGGGTTGTTTGATCCCATCTGGTCCGTGCGCATCATTGAGGAATGGCGTCGGGCCGTCATCCGGCATCACCCGGATCAGGCAGGGATATTTGCCGCCGAGGCCGTTCGTCTGGCTGATCGCTTTCCTGCCGCGTCCTTCGATGTGACCGAGGAAGATGAAGCTGCGTTGTTTCTGCCGGATCGCAACGACCGTCATGTCTTGGCGACTGCATTGGCGGCAAACACGCCGACAATCATCACGCTGAACTTGAAGGATTTCCCATCGCGCGCGCTGTCGGAGCAGGGTGTTCGGGCCAAGCATCCCGACTTGGTGCTATTGGAACTGCTGGGTGACCATCCGTCCGTGGTGCGTACGGCGATCAAGCCACCCGTTGAGGCGGCAATGGCCGCCACTGGTCTGGGGCGACGTGCCGTGTTGAAAAAGGCCCGTCTGCCACGCTTTGCCAAGGCACTGGATCAGTCCTGA
- the eda gene encoding bifunctional 4-hydroxy-2-oxoglutarate aldolase/2-dehydro-3-deoxy-phosphogluconate aldolase, whose protein sequence is MTPQDASAFLRDMAAKSPVVPVLVVEDASTAADMAKALVDGGLIALEVTLRTPQALDAIREMSKVDGAIVGAGTVLTADDAKAAKDAGAEFAVSPGSSDKLIAACEEIGLPLLPGAVTATEAMRLLEHGFTFMKFFPAESSGGAPSVKGLGGPLPQIAFCPTGGVSPKNAQDYLSLPNVACVGGSWVTPKDKVAQGDWAGITALAREAYALRS, encoded by the coding sequence ATGACCCCACAAGACGCGAGCGCATTTTTGCGAGACATGGCCGCCAAGTCTCCCGTGGTCCCTGTACTGGTGGTCGAGGATGCCTCAACCGCCGCTGACATGGCCAAAGCGCTTGTAGATGGCGGGCTGATCGCGCTGGAAGTCACGCTGCGCACACCGCAGGCGCTGGATGCCATCCGCGAGATGAGCAAGGTTGATGGCGCAATCGTCGGCGCGGGCACGGTGCTGACAGCCGATGACGCCAAGGCCGCGAAAGACGCGGGCGCAGAATTCGCCGTAAGTCCGGGCAGTTCCGATAAGCTGATCGCGGCATGCGAAGAAATCGGCCTGCCTCTTCTGCCCGGCGCAGTCACCGCAACCGAAGCCATGCGCCTTCTTGAACACGGCTTCACCTTCATGAAGTTCTTCCCTGCCGAATCGTCGGGCGGTGCGCCGAGCGTGAAAGGTCTGGGCGGCCCCCTGCCCCAGATTGCTTTCTGCCCAACAGGTGGTGTCTCTCCAAAGAACGCGCAGGACTATCTGAGCCTCCCGAACGTCGCTTGTGTCGGAGGGTCTTGGGTCACACCCAAGGACAAGGTCGCGCAAGGCGACTGGGCCGGAATTACAGCGCTCGCGCGCGAGGCATATGCTCTGCGGAGTTAA
- a CDS encoding DUF2927 domain-containing protein, whose protein sequence is MTMRKAVPRAVSIVFAGLVTACTPIPIDQPAPPVPADVDLPQMKLFAVSYPQAPQRSNEEIARDFIDLTFFLESGTPLPILTRFEEPVTVALRGPSPAIVGYELDRLITRLQREARIDVRRVADGSAAALNVEAVPRSDMQRLVPSAACFVVPANIRWSEFRGDMRRADLNWSRLQTRRAATVFIPTQISPQEVRDCLHEEVAQALGPLNDLYRLEDSIFNDDNLNSVLTGFDMIVLRATYDDSLRTGMTSGEVAARLPAILQRINPKGARYATRPLQPTPREWLNAIEAALSEGRSGRRSAAEKALEIARGQGWRDSRLGLSLFTLARLTDVHNGDLALARFMEAAEVYDSRQATQIHAAHVGMQIAAFALAAEEYPLAVGIADRYIPVARQAENGSLLSDLLMVKAVAFEASGRQKEADALRWESLGWGRYGSRSDAELLQREREIETLVR, encoded by the coding sequence ATGACCATGCGTAAAGCTGTTCCTCGCGCCGTTTCTATCGTTTTCGCGGGGCTTGTGACCGCCTGCACGCCGATTCCGATAGATCAGCCCGCACCGCCCGTCCCCGCCGATGTCGACCTGCCGCAGATGAAACTTTTCGCGGTCAGCTATCCCCAAGCGCCGCAGCGATCAAACGAGGAAATCGCCCGCGACTTCATTGATCTGACTTTCTTTCTGGAAAGCGGCACCCCCCTTCCGATCCTTACCCGGTTCGAAGAACCCGTAACAGTTGCCTTGCGCGGCCCATCACCGGCGATCGTCGGCTATGAACTGGACCGCTTGATCACCCGTCTCCAACGAGAAGCCCGGATCGACGTCCGTCGCGTGGCCGATGGGTCCGCGGCGGCTCTCAACGTCGAGGCCGTACCCCGATCCGATATGCAGCGGCTGGTTCCCAGCGCGGCCTGTTTCGTTGTGCCTGCCAATATCCGCTGGAGCGAGTTCCGCGGCGATATGCGCCGCGCCGACCTGAACTGGTCACGCCTGCAAACCCGTCGGGCAGCAACCGTATTCATTCCCACCCAGATCAGCCCGCAAGAGGTGCGCGATTGCCTGCATGAAGAAGTCGCGCAGGCATTGGGGCCGCTGAATGATCTGTATCGGTTGGAAGATTCGATCTTCAACGACGACAATCTTAATTCCGTCCTGACCGGATTCGACATGATCGTGTTGCGTGCGACCTATGACGACAGCTTGCGCACCGGCATGACCAGCGGCGAAGTGGCCGCGCGTCTACCTGCCATTTTGCAGCGGATCAATCCCAAGGGCGCACGGTACGCGACACGGCCGCTTCAACCGACGCCGCGCGAATGGCTCAACGCCATCGAGGCGGCGCTGAGTGAAGGTAGATCGGGTCGGCGCAGCGCCGCCGAAAAAGCGCTGGAAATTGCCCGCGGCCAAGGCTGGCGCGACTCGCGACTGGGCCTGTCGCTATTTACCCTTGCGCGTCTGACCGATGTTCATAACGGTGATCTGGCGCTGGCACGCTTCATGGAAGCGGCCGAAGTCTATGACAGCCGGCAAGCCACGCAAATCCATGCCGCGCATGTGGGCATGCAGATTGCAGCCTTCGCACTGGCGGCGGAGGAATATCCGCTGGCTGTCGGGATCGCGGATCGGTACATCCCTGTCGCCCGGCAAGCTGAAAACGGATCGCTTCTGTCGGATCTTCTGATGGTGAAAGCGGTTGCGTTCGAAGCTTCGGGCCGTCAGAAGGAGGCCGACGCGCTTCGCTGGGAAAGCCTTGGCTGGGGGCGCTACGGATCGCGCAGTGACGCGGAACTTTTGCAGCGTGAGCGAGAGATCGAAACGCTGGTACGATAG